Within the Pseudomonas fulva genome, the region CACGCTCGACTACATTTCCGGCACCATCGCCAAGCTCAAGCCCCAGGCCGTCGAGATCAACACCCCGACCGGCACCATCGGCGTGCGCGGCACGCACTTTCTCGTCAAGGTCGATTGAGTGCCAAACGCTATGTTCTCCAATCGACTGCGTGCGTTCGCCATCCTGCTCTGCGCACTGCTGGCCAGCGGCTGCGCATCCAAATCCTACGTGGTACTGGTGGAAAGCCCGGACGGCAGCACCGGCGCCATCGAGGTCAAGACCGACAAGGGCATGACCCGGGTCGACCAGAAAGGCTATGCGGTCAACCTCGACGGCAGCAGCGCCAGGCCCTTCCAGGTCGAGCCGCCCAGGCTCGAGAAGGATTTCTCCGCCGCGCGGGCCGCCCAGCCGGCGTTGCCGAAAAGCTACCTGCTGTATTTCAGGACCGGTGGCGCCAGGCTCACCGAGAAGTCCCAGGCGGAAATTCCCGAGATCTTGCAGACCGTGCGTGACCGCGGGCCGTCGGCGGTGTCGGTGATCGGTCATACCGACACCGTTGGCAGCAAGATCGACAACGAGGACCTGGGCCTGCTGCGCGCCCGCGCCATCGCCCGCCAGTTGCAGGAGAACGGCCTGCAGGCGCTGGAGCTGGTGGTGACGTCCCACGGTGAGGGCAACCTGTTGGTGAAGACCCCGGACAACACCTCGGAGCCCGCCAACCGCCGGGTGGAAATCACCGTTCGCTAAGGCCCGCCTTACTTGCTGGCCATCACCAACCGGTTACCGCGCTCGCCGCTGCGCAGGCGCTGCAGGTGATAGGCCACCAGGCCATCCCGGGGGCGCTGCCCGGCGAGCGTTTCGAACGCCGCCAGCGCCTCGTCAGCGCCACTCGCCATCAGGCGGTAGGCCGCCTCGTAGGCCTCATCGCGGTCAGTTACCGGCACGGCCATCGCCTCCAGCGGTTCGAACACCGGCACGGTCTCGGCCTTGCCCTTGAGCAGCACCTCGCCGACCGGGCGCATCGGCACCTCGGGGCAGCGCTCGCGGATGGCGCCGGACACGCAGACCAGGGTGCCGATCTGGCCGTTCAGGCTTTCCAGGCGCGAGGTGGTGTTCACCGGATCACCCAGGGCGCGGTAATCGAAGATCACCGCGCCGCCGAAGTTGCCCACCACCACCTCACCGCTGTGCACGGCGATACGGGTCTGGCCGAAGGTGATGCCGCGCTCGCCCAGAGCGGCGACGTAACCCTGGGCGAAACGGTTGATCTCCAGGGCGCAGGCCAGGGCGCGCTGCGGGTGATCGGCCTGGGGAATCGGCGCCGAGAACATGATCGCCACCGCGTCGCCGACGATGCGATCCAGGGTGCCCTCGTGGCGAAAGGCGATGGCGATGACCTGTTCCAGGTACTCGTTGAGCAGGCTGACTGCCGCCTCGGGGGCCTGGCGCTCCATCATCGCCGTGAAGCCGGTGATGTCGGTGAACACGAAGCTGCAGCTTTGCCGCTGCCCACCGAGTGCCAGTTGCTCGGGGTGGGCGACCAGGTGACTGACCAGGTTGGGCGACACGTAGCGCGAGAAGGCTTGCTGGATCCAGCGTTGCTCACGCTCGGCGGCCATGTGGCGCACGATGCTGGCCGCGCCGTAGACCAGCATCAGGCCCAGCGACGGGGTGAACAGGTCGAGCAGCAACCGGTGCGTGGCGAAGCCGTACCAGGCAGCCAGGTTCAACGCTGCAACCAGCCCCAGCATCAGCAGTGCCGACAACAGGGCCGGGGCGTACAGCGCCGCTATGCCGAGCATCAGGCCGCCCAGCAGCAGGGCCAGACCTTCTACCGCCGTGGCCCAGCCGGGGCGCAGCAGCAGGCTGTCGGTCAGCACCTGTTCCAGGGCCTGGGCGTGGACCTCGACGCCGGGAATGATCCCGCCCAGGGGGCTGAAGCGCAGGTCCTGCAGGCCCTGGGCGGAGGTGCCGACCAGGACGATGCTGCCGTCAAGCGGCGGCGCCGAGCCGTCCAGCACCTGCCAGGCGGGGATGCTGCGGCTGGCCTGGGGCCGGGTGAAATACACCCACAGCTCGCCGCTGGCCGCCGTGGGGATCTGCACCCGGCCGATATCCACCCGCTGCACCCCGGCATCGCTGCTGATGATCCGGTAGCGCCCCGTGCGCTGGGCCACCCGCAGTGCCTCGGCGACCAGCGAGGGGCGCAGCTCGCCGGCCAGGGACACGAACAGCGGCACCCGCCGTACCACGCCATCGGCGTCGGGTCTGAAGGTCATGGCGCCAAGCCCGCGGGCGGCCTGCTCCAGCTGCGGCAAAGGGCGCGCTGCACCCTGGAAGGCGGGCACGAAAGCCAGTGGCGAGGGGCCTTGCTGCACCAGGCCGAAGCGGCTCAAGGGTGGCCCGTCGACCCCCGGGCTCTGCTCGGCGGCAAAGCCGAGCACCACATTGCCGCGCTCCAGAACCTCGGCGAATTGCCCGTCGTGGTCCGGCAGGGCCGCCAACTGCGTGGCCAGGGCCGGCGGTAGCAGGTTGCCGCGCAGCAACTGTTCGGGCGAGGTGCGATCGGGCTCGGCGAACAATACGTCGAACACCACCGCCGCGGCACCGGCCTGCTCGAGGCGCTGCACCAGCGCGGCCACCTGGGTGCGCGGCCAGGGCCACTGGCCGATGCGCGCGAGGCTCTGCTCATCGAGGTCGACGACGCGCACCGGCGCCTCCTGGTAAGGCCGCGGCTGCCAGCGCTGGTACTGATCGAATACCGCGTGGCGAGCCTTCTGCACCAGCACCGGGTCGAGCAGAAACACCATGCAGAGGCCCAGCAACACGGCCAGGCAGAAGCCGCCGCCTGAGGAAAACAGACGAGACTTAGCCATGTATCAGGGCTCTGGGCAGGGGGGAGAACTGCAACTGGATCATGGACGGTACCTGGGATGCGGGCAGAGGGGGCGGCTGCCCCTGGCGCAAGCCTAGCGCGCAGCGGATTCGATCAAGGCGGTGATTCGTTTGGTCGCGACTTTGCCACATAAACCCCTTCCATGGAGGCTCAGCAGGGCGCCGCCTTCACGAAATCGATAAAGGCCCTGAGCGGCGAGGGCAGGTAGCGGCGCCCCGGGTAGTACAGGTACGGGCCCGAGAAACTCTGCCACCAGGGCTCCAGTACCGGCTCCAGCGCGCCGCTCTGCAGGTGCGGGCGTAGCCAGTCCTCGAACAGGTAGACCATGCCCAGGCCGTCGATGGCCGCCTGCACGGCCAGGTCGACGGCGCCGCCGATGCGCACGATCAGCGGGCCGTCGGGATCGACGCTGATGGTCTCGCCATCGCGTTGGTACTCCCACAGCGGCATGGCGCCGCTGGCGAACTTGCCGCGCAGGCAGGCGTGCTGCAGCAGGTCGCGCGGGTGCCCGGGGCGCCCGTGGGCATCCAGGTAGGCGGGCGAGGCGGCGGTGGCGCAGCGTTGCAGGCGCGGGCCGATCGGCACGGCGATCATGTCCTGCTCCAGGCGATCGTCGTAGCGAATGCCGGCGTCGCAGCCCGCCGCCAGCACGTCGACGAAGCTTTCCTCGGCAATCACCTCCACGCGGATGTCGGGGTAGGCTTTCAGGAACGGGGTGATCAGCCTGGGCAGCACCAGCCGCGCGGCGCTCAGCGGCACGTTGAGTTTCAGGGTACCGGTGGGGCGGTCACGAAACTCGTTGACCACGTCCAGCGCCGCGGTCACTTCGCCCAGCGCCGGCACGATGCGGTTGATCAGCAGCTGGCCCGCTTCGGTCGGCAGGATGCTGCGCGTGGTGCGGTTGAGCAGGCGCACGCCAAGGCCGGCTTCCACGCGCCGCACGGCGTCGCTGAGGCTGGAGGCGGATTTGCCACTGAGCCGTGCGCCTTCCCGGAACCCGCCGGCGTTTACCACGGTGACGAAGGCCAGCAGATCCTGGATGTCAGTGTTCACTGTTCGCTCTCCCGTACGGCCCGTGCTGATTGCACTCGATTATCGGCGCAGTGGTCAACGCCTATAGTGGCCCCGACATCCACTGATCGAGGCAGATGACATGAGCAACGCCAGCCAGGCCGGGACCTTTTCTCTCGGTGAACGCACCGTCAATCGCATGGGCTACGGTGCCATGCAGCTCGCCGGGCCCCAGGTGTTCGGCCCGCCCCGTGATCGCACTGCGGCGCTGGCGGTATTGCGCGCCGCACGCGATGCCGGGGTCAACCATATCGACACCGCGGACTTCTACGGCCCGCACGTCACCAATCAGCTGATCCGCGAAGCGCTGCACCCCTATGGCGATGAGCTGGTGCTGGTCACCAAGGTCGGCGCCCGGCGTGAAGCGGATGCATCCTGGCACCCGGCCGCGACACCCGCCGAGTTGACCCAGGCCGTGCACGACAACCTGCGCAACCTGGGTGTCGAGGCGCTGGACGTCGTCAATTTCCGCGCCTGGGGCACGCTGCATGCCCCCGACGAAGCGTCCATCGAGGAAGCGTTCGGCACCCTGGCCGACCTGCAGCGCCAGGGGCTGATTCGTCAGCTGGGCCTGAGCAACGTATCGGCGCTGCAGATCAGCCAGGCCCAGCGCATCGCGCCGGTGGTCTGCGTGCAGAATCACTACAACCTGTCGCACCGCGACGACGAGTCGCTGATCGCCGAACTGGCCCGCCAGGGCATCGCCTATGTACCGTTCTTTCCGCTGGGTGGCTTCTCGCCGTTGCAGTCCGAGGCGTTGTCCGGCGTGGCGGTTCGCCTGCAAACGTCGCCGCTGCGGGTGGCGCTGGCCTGGCTGCTGCAGCGCTCGCCGAACATCCTGCTGATTCCGGGCACTTCGTCTGTGGCGCACCTGCAGGAGAATCTCAGTGCCAGCGAGCTGGTGATCCCCCCGGCGTTGCTGGCCGAACTGGACGCCCTGGCCTGACAGAGACCCTTAGCGCAACAGGGACTTCTTGTAGCCGATATGCGATGCCTCGAAGCCCAGCTCTTCATAGAAGCGCTGGGCTTGCTTGCGCGTGTGGTCGCAGCTCAGCTGGATCAACTGGCAGCCGCGTGCGCGGGCTTGCTCGAAGGCCCACAGGAACATCTCTCGGCCGATGCCGGCGCCGCGGCAGTTCGGGTCGATGCGCACGGCTTCGATCTGCGCGCGCCAGGCGCCCAGGCGCGAAATGTTCGGCAGGAAGGTCAGCTGCAGGGTGCCGATCAGCTGATCCTCGTCGGTGACCACGGCCAGCAGCTGGTTGGGATCGGCGTCGATGGCCTCGAAGGCGCTGATATAGGCCGGTTGTAGCGGCGTGGAGGCCGCTTCGCGAGACTGGCCGAGCGGGTCGCTGGCCAGCAGGGCGACGATGGTTTCCAGGTCGGTGCGCTGTGCTTTGCGAAAGGTCAGGGTCGACATGGGGTGGTCTCCGGGGCGGGCAATGGATGTTCATTGCCGGAAAACTACATTAGCGCTAATGTATTTGGCAAAGGTGTGATGGAGCCGGCGATGACCGTGAAGATCGAACCTGGCCTGGGTGAGTTGCTGCGCTACGTGTCCGAGTTGGTGGAGCGCGGGGCCGAGCAGCATTATCAGGACATGGGCCTCACCTACCGCGCGCGCTATACGCCAGTGCTGCGCGCCCT harbors:
- a CDS encoding OmpA family protein, with product MFSNRLRAFAILLCALLASGCASKSYVVLVESPDGSTGAIEVKTDKGMTRVDQKGYAVNLDGSSARPFQVEPPRLEKDFSAARAAQPALPKSYLLYFRTGGARLTEKSQAEIPEILQTVRDRGPSAVSVIGHTDTVGSKIDNEDLGLLRARAIARQLQENGLQALELVVTSHGEGNLLVKTPDNTSEPANRRVEITVR
- a CDS encoding CHASE2 domain-containing protein, with amino-acid sequence MAKSRLFSSGGGFCLAVLLGLCMVFLLDPVLVQKARHAVFDQYQRWQPRPYQEAPVRVVDLDEQSLARIGQWPWPRTQVAALVQRLEQAGAAAVVFDVLFAEPDRTSPEQLLRGNLLPPALATQLAALPDHDGQFAEVLERGNVVLGFAAEQSPGVDGPPLSRFGLVQQGPSPLAFVPAFQGAARPLPQLEQAARGLGAMTFRPDADGVVRRVPLFVSLAGELRPSLVAEALRVAQRTGRYRIISSDAGVQRVDIGRVQIPTAASGELWVYFTRPQASRSIPAWQVLDGSAPPLDGSIVLVGTSAQGLQDLRFSPLGGIIPGVEVHAQALEQVLTDSLLLRPGWATAVEGLALLLGGLMLGIAALYAPALLSALLMLGLVAALNLAAWYGFATHRLLLDLFTPSLGLMLVYGAASIVRHMAAEREQRWIQQAFSRYVSPNLVSHLVAHPEQLALGGQRQSCSFVFTDITGFTAMMERQAPEAAVSLLNEYLEQVIAIAFRHEGTLDRIVGDAVAIMFSAPIPQADHPQRALACALEINRFAQGYVAALGERGITFGQTRIAVHSGEVVVGNFGGAVIFDYRALGDPVNTTSRLESLNGQIGTLVCVSGAIRERCPEVPMRPVGEVLLKGKAETVPVFEPLEAMAVPVTDRDEAYEAAYRLMASGADEALAAFETLAGQRPRDGLVAYHLQRLRSGERGNRLVMASK
- a CDS encoding LysR family transcriptional regulator; protein product: MNTDIQDLLAFVTVVNAGGFREGARLSGKSASSLSDAVRRVEAGLGVRLLNRTTRSILPTEAGQLLINRIVPALGEVTAALDVVNEFRDRPTGTLKLNVPLSAARLVLPRLITPFLKAYPDIRVEVIAEESFVDVLAAGCDAGIRYDDRLEQDMIAVPIGPRLQRCATAASPAYLDAHGRPGHPRDLLQHACLRGKFASGAMPLWEYQRDGETISVDPDGPLIVRIGGAVDLAVQAAIDGLGMVYLFEDWLRPHLQSGALEPVLEPWWQSFSGPYLYYPGRRYLPSPLRAFIDFVKAAPC
- a CDS encoding oxidoreductase; its protein translation is MSNASQAGTFSLGERTVNRMGYGAMQLAGPQVFGPPRDRTAALAVLRAARDAGVNHIDTADFYGPHVTNQLIREALHPYGDELVLVTKVGARREADASWHPAATPAELTQAVHDNLRNLGVEALDVVNFRAWGTLHAPDEASIEEAFGTLADLQRQGLIRQLGLSNVSALQISQAQRIAPVVCVQNHYNLSHRDDESLIAELARQGIAYVPFFPLGGFSPLQSEALSGVAVRLQTSPLRVALAWLLQRSPNILLIPGTSSVAHLQENLSASELVIPPALLAELDALA
- a CDS encoding GNAT family N-acetyltransferase is translated as MSTLTFRKAQRTDLETIVALLASDPLGQSREAASTPLQPAYISAFEAIDADPNQLLAVVTDEDQLIGTLQLTFLPNISRLGAWRAQIEAVRIDPNCRGAGIGREMFLWAFEQARARGCQLIQLSCDHTRKQAQRFYEELGFEASHIGYKKSLLR